From one Sulfurimonas sp. HSL-3221 genomic stretch:
- the feoB gene encoding ferrous iron transport protein B — protein MPNTAPVCPVTEKHIRIALVGQPNVGKSMLINAISDARLHVGNFSGVTVEKSEVFFDYKDYHFTIVDLPGTYAFTDYSIEERVTHDFLCNEEYDLMINVVDSTNLEKNLQLTAELMTMNKKMVLALNMSDEADREGIRIDYDYLSTLLGLTAVRVSAAAKMGIETLIEAVIATHETPYQEPKLIFSQAVEEEIDIIASYLDEHRFKAAISNRNIAINLLQNEKKTYRTLHDLPLWTELQPLLIEADKHIETHHDTDDVKEVFAEEYAAFIRGVITETVRQTEQPIEKKSLTERVDDLLIHPVLGIPIFLFLMWGLFQLTFEIGNIPMEWIDAFFGWFGETVGATIPNADIRSLIVDGVIAGVGAVVLFTPNIIILFIGIALLESTGYMSRVAFLLDGVFHKFGLHGQSFIPLVTGFGCSIPAYMSARILKNDSDRLLTLFIIGFMSCGARLPVYVLFTGAFFAPSIAGNVLFAIYIAGAMIGLVAAKVLKLTAFRGQDEPFVMEMPKYRLPSVKLIWHTVLTKTLMYLKKAGTFIAGASMLVWFLSSYPHSHEIEAAYSAKIEQAADRSAAAHLAVEADAAQLEQSYLGRIGKAIEPFFTPIGLDWKMAIALQTGLAAKEVVVSTLGVLYAVGEGVTETDKTLISAIRAHIPFASAVAFIVVIMLYLPCLAASVVFTREAGGIKYFIYLFMFTTATAYTLAFVAYHLTLMLTGAEALLPH, from the coding sequence ATGCCTAACACCGCCCCCGTCTGTCCCGTCACCGAAAAACATATCCGCATCGCCCTCGTCGGCCAGCCAAACGTCGGCAAGAGCATGCTGATCAACGCCATCAGCGATGCCCGCCTGCACGTGGGCAATTTCAGCGGGGTGACGGTTGAAAAATCCGAGGTCTTTTTCGACTACAAGGATTACCACTTTACCATCGTGGACCTGCCGGGCACCTACGCCTTTACCGACTACTCTATCGAAGAGCGCGTGACCCACGACTTTCTGTGCAACGAAGAGTATGACCTGATGATCAACGTCGTCGATTCGACGAACCTGGAGAAGAACCTGCAGCTCACCGCCGAGCTGATGACGATGAACAAGAAGATGGTACTGGCGCTCAATATGAGCGACGAGGCGGACCGGGAGGGAATCCGGATCGACTACGACTACCTCTCGACGCTGCTCGGCCTCACCGCGGTACGGGTCTCCGCGGCGGCCAAGATGGGGATCGAGACGCTGATCGAAGCGGTGATCGCCACCCACGAGACCCCCTATCAGGAGCCGAAGCTGATCTTCTCCCAGGCCGTGGAAGAGGAGATCGATATCATTGCCTCCTACCTTGACGAGCACCGCTTCAAGGCGGCGATCTCCAACCGCAACATCGCGATCAACCTGCTCCAGAACGAGAAGAAGACCTACCGCACCCTGCATGACCTGCCGCTCTGGACGGAGCTGCAGCCGCTGCTCATCGAAGCGGACAAGCATATCGAGACGCACCATGATACGGATGATGTCAAAGAGGTTTTCGCCGAGGAGTATGCCGCGTTCATCCGGGGGGTCATCACGGAAACGGTCCGCCAGACCGAACAGCCCATCGAGAAGAAGAGCCTCACCGAGCGGGTGGACGACCTGCTCATTCACCCCGTACTGGGGATCCCGATCTTCCTCTTTCTGATGTGGGGGCTCTTCCAGCTCACTTTCGAGATCGGCAATATCCCGATGGAGTGGATCGACGCCTTCTTCGGCTGGTTTGGCGAGACGGTGGGCGCGACGATCCCCAACGCCGATATCCGCTCCCTGATCGTCGACGGCGTCATCGCCGGGGTGGGGGCGGTGGTCCTCTTTACGCCGAATATTATCATCCTCTTTATCGGGATCGCCCTGCTCGAATCGACGGGGTATATGTCGCGGGTCGCGTTCCTGCTCGACGGCGTCTTCCACAAATTCGGCCTGCACGGGCAGTCCTTTATTCCATTGGTGACGGGGTTCGGATGCTCCATCCCCGCCTATATGTCGGCGCGGATTCTGAAGAACGACAGCGACCGCCTGTTGACGCTCTTTATCATCGGCTTCATGAGCTGCGGTGCGCGTCTGCCGGTCTACGTGCTCTTTACGGGGGCCTTCTTCGCGCCGAGCATCGCGGGCAACGTCCTTTTCGCCATCTACATCGCCGGGGCGATGATCGGATTGGTTGCAGCGAAGGTCCTCAAGCTGACGGCCTTCCGCGGCCAGGACGAACCCTTCGTCATGGAGATGCCGAAATACCGCCTGCCGTCGGTCAAGCTTATCTGGCACACGGTGCTGACCAAGACCCTGATGTACCTGAAAAAAGCGGGAACCTTCATCGCCGGGGCATCGATGCTGGTCTGGTTCCTGAGCAGCTACCCCCACTCGCATGAGATCGAGGCGGCTTACAGCGCGAAGATTGAACAGGCCGCAGACCGGAGTGCGGCGGCGCACCTGGCCGTCGAAGCGGATGCGGCCCAGCTCGAACAGAGCTACCTGGGACGCATCGGTAAGGCGATCGAACCGTTCTTTACCCCGATCGGGCTGGACTGGAAAATGGCCATCGCCCTGCAGACGGGACTGGCGGCCAAAGAGGTCGTCGTTTCGACCTTGGGGGTGCTCTATGCCGTCGGCGAGGGGGTGACGGAAACGGACAAAACCCTTATCAGCGCCATCCGCGCGCATATCCCCTTTGCTTCGGCCGTTGCCTTTATCGTCGTGATCATGCTCTACCTCCCCTGTCTGGCGGCCTCGGTCGTCTTTACCCGGGAAGCGGGCGGGATCAAATATTTCATCTATCTTTTCATGTTTACGACGGCGACGGCCTATACGCTTGCCTTTGTCGCCTACCATCTTACCCTCATGCTGACGGGGGCTGAGGCCCTGCTGCCGCACTAG
- a CDS encoding DEAD/DEAH box helicase, whose protein sequence is MQTPPIETQDDTVAAPTASFDDFGLRPEILQSIRYAGFKVPSPIQQQAIPLVLEGRDVVGQAHTGTGKTAAFGLPTLSQMALDRGVEALIIVPTRELANQVSDELFKYGKKLGIHTVTVYGGSSYNRQIGLIERGAQVVIATPGRLKDILERNMLADFAPSTVILDEADEMLDMGFLDDINTIFDFLPTDRQTLLFSATMPKPIKALAERILVNPAFVSITQEETTNKDIAQQYYVIEENERDDAIIRLLDAEELEKTIVFCRTKREVDRLSNVLSSVGYNAKGLHGDMEQRQRESVIKGLKDNAIDILVATDVAARGIHINDVSHVINYHIPFDPESYVHRIGRTGRAGQKGVAITLVTPLEFKELQRIRKIVGTQMAHSYIPTKQQVQSKQMSRLVDEIEKQKIYEEATELFNALCEDLDQTQVAYKLISMLMKRTDIKGPQSIGVPKQRLDKIMEAMERNDRGGRRGGKPRRGGYNNRRRNDGDRNRGDRSRGRR, encoded by the coding sequence ATGCAGACACCCCCCATCGAAACACAAGACGATACCGTCGCCGCACCGACGGCCTCCTTTGACGATTTCGGGCTCCGCCCGGAGATCCTCCAGAGCATCCGCTACGCCGGTTTCAAAGTCCCCAGTCCCATTCAGCAGCAGGCAATCCCCCTCGTCCTTGAAGGGCGCGACGTCGTCGGCCAGGCCCACACCGGGACCGGGAAAACCGCCGCGTTCGGCCTGCCGACGCTGAGCCAGATGGCCCTTGACCGCGGCGTCGAGGCGCTGATTATCGTCCCGACCCGCGAACTGGCCAACCAGGTCAGCGACGAGCTCTTCAAATACGGCAAGAAGCTCGGCATTCACACGGTCACCGTCTACGGCGGCAGCTCCTACAACCGCCAGATCGGCCTGATCGAGCGCGGCGCACAGGTCGTGATCGCCACGCCGGGCCGCCTCAAGGACATCCTCGAGCGCAACATGCTTGCTGATTTCGCCCCCTCCACCGTCATCCTTGACGAAGCGGACGAGATGCTCGACATGGGCTTCCTCGACGACATCAACACGATCTTCGATTTCCTGCCGACGGACCGCCAGACCCTGCTCTTCTCGGCCACGATGCCCAAGCCGATCAAAGCCCTCGCCGAGCGCATCCTTGTCAACCCCGCCTTTGTCTCCATCACCCAGGAGGAGACGACGAACAAGGACATCGCCCAGCAGTACTACGTCATCGAGGAGAATGAACGCGACGACGCCATCATCCGCCTGCTCGATGCCGAAGAGCTGGAAAAGACCATCGTCTTCTGCCGCACCAAGCGCGAAGTCGACCGCCTCTCCAATGTTCTCTCCTCCGTCGGCTACAACGCCAAAGGGCTCCACGGCGACATGGAACAGCGGCAGCGCGAGTCCGTAATCAAGGGCCTCAAAGACAATGCAATCGACATTCTCGTTGCGACCGACGTCGCCGCGCGGGGAATCCACATCAACGATGTCAGCCACGTCATCAACTACCACATCCCTTTCGATCCCGAAAGCTATGTCCACCGCATCGGCCGGACGGGGCGTGCGGGACAGAAAGGGGTCGCCATCACCCTGGTCACCCCGCTGGAGTTCAAGGAGCTGCAGCGCATCCGCAAGATCGTCGGTACCCAGATGGCCCACTCCTACATCCCGACCAAGCAGCAGGTGCAGTCCAAGCAGATGTCCCGCCTCGTCGACGAGATCGAAAAGCAGAAGATCTACGAGGAAGCGACCGAACTCTTCAACGCGCTGTGCGAAGACCTGGACCAGACGCAGGTCGCCTATAAGCTCATCTCTATGCTGATGAAGCGCACCGACATCAAAGGGCCGCAGAGCATCGGCGTGCCCAAACAGCGCCTGGACAAAATCATGGAGGCGATGGAACGCAATGACAGAGGCGGACGCCGCGGTGGCAAACCGCGCCGTGGCGGCTACAACAACCGCCGGCGCAATGACGGCGACCGCAACCGGGGCGACCGTTCCCGCGGCCGCCGCTAA
- the rmuC gene encoding DNA recombination protein RmuC has translation MTLYQIVPLLIALLLAAAALYMLLLLRRRGVALAAAREAAEAQQAVLQQREQELIRLNDTLAWRAKEEERLRAGVEAGTLQLENARQAHQRLERDFAVLQTRYEEAQKQHTEQLRLLDEAKQALSAQFEGLAHRIFEQKAKTFDAANQQQLQLLLKPFREQIDAFSKQTQTQYVEESKERHLLKSEIERLKVLNERIAEDALNLTNALKGETKTQGNWGEIVLERVLESSGLRPGHEYETQGTYKDDKGNMLRPDVVVFLPQERCVIIDSKVSLVAYEQFMSSDDPEQKAKALRQHLVSINAHIKGLSEKRYENLPGMRTLDFVLLFMPIEGAFHLALQNDSGLFKKAYDARIIVVSPSTLLATLRTIENIWRTEQQQQNAAEIARQAEALYDKFVGFVEDMERIGDQLGRTQGQWEAAMNKLSSGKGNLIRRAEQMKKLGLSPKKALPGKDEGTE, from the coding sequence ATGACCCTTTACCAGATCGTTCCCCTTCTGATTGCCCTGCTGCTGGCGGCGGCTGCGCTGTACATGCTGCTGCTTCTGCGCCGACGGGGCGTGGCCCTGGCGGCGGCGCGGGAGGCCGCCGAAGCGCAGCAGGCGGTGCTTCAGCAGCGCGAACAAGAGCTTATCAGGCTGAACGACACGCTGGCATGGCGCGCGAAAGAGGAGGAGCGTCTTCGCGCCGGCGTGGAAGCGGGGACGCTGCAGCTTGAAAACGCCCGACAGGCCCACCAGCGCCTGGAACGCGACTTCGCGGTGCTGCAGACCCGCTATGAAGAGGCGCAGAAACAGCATACGGAGCAGCTCCGCCTGCTCGATGAGGCGAAACAGGCGCTCAGTGCGCAGTTCGAAGGGCTGGCGCACAGGATCTTCGAACAGAAGGCGAAGACCTTCGATGCCGCGAACCAGCAGCAACTGCAGCTGCTGCTAAAACCCTTCCGAGAGCAGATTGACGCCTTCTCCAAACAGACGCAGACCCAGTATGTCGAAGAGAGCAAGGAGCGCCACCTGCTCAAAAGCGAGATCGAGCGTCTCAAGGTGCTCAATGAACGCATCGCCGAGGATGCGCTCAATCTGACCAACGCCCTCAAAGGGGAGACGAAGACCCAGGGGAACTGGGGGGAGATCGTGCTGGAACGGGTACTGGAGAGCTCGGGCCTGCGGCCGGGCCACGAGTACGAAACCCAGGGCACCTACAAGGACGACAAGGGGAATATGCTCCGTCCCGACGTCGTCGTGTTTCTCCCCCAGGAGCGCTGCGTCATCATCGACTCCAAGGTCTCCCTCGTCGCCTACGAACAGTTTATGAGCAGCGACGATCCCGAGCAGAAAGCCAAAGCGCTCCGCCAGCACCTCGTCTCGATCAATGCCCATATCAAAGGGCTCTCCGAAAAACGGTACGAAAACCTGCCGGGGATGCGGACGCTGGATTTCGTGCTGCTTTTCATGCCGATCGAAGGGGCGTTCCACCTGGCACTGCAGAACGACAGCGGGCTCTTTAAAAAGGCGTACGATGCCCGCATCATCGTCGTAAGCCCGTCGACCCTGCTGGCGACGCTGCGCACCATCGAGAATATCTGGCGGACCGAGCAGCAGCAGCAAAACGCCGCGGAGATCGCGCGGCAGGCGGAAGCGCTGTATGACAAGTTCGTCGGATTCGTCGAGGACATGGAGCGCATCGGCGACCAGCTCGGCAGAACCCAGGGGCAGTGGGAGGCGGCGATGAATAAGCTCTCCAGCGGGAAGGGGAACCTGATCCGCCGTGCGGAACAGATGAAAAAGCTCGGGCTCAGTCCGAAAAAAGCACTGCCGGGCAAGGATGAGGGGACGGAATGA
- a CDS encoding FeoA family protein has protein sequence MKLTECMKGCSATIVKLHAQGPLKQRLVSFGVMKGARVELMGFAPAKSTVEIKIGRMRLALRKEEAELIEVTADA, from the coding sequence GTGAAATTGACAGAGTGTATGAAAGGGTGCAGCGCTACCATCGTCAAGCTGCATGCCCAGGGGCCATTGAAACAGCGTCTTGTCTCCTTCGGGGTCATGAAAGGGGCCCGGGTGGAGCTGATGGGTTTCGCGCCTGCCAAAAGCACCGTCGAGATCAAGATAGGGCGGATGCGCCTCGCCCTGCGTAAAGAGGAAGCCGAACTGATCGAGGTTACCGCCGATGCCTAA
- a CDS encoding outer membrane protein assembly factor BamD, producing the protein MIKQTIATLITLLVLFGGCTKELDEYNKPAAYWYEKMVAAVSDGNLDKADNYYSSLQSEHIGSPLLPEATMIMAIAHLQSEEYLLAEHFLTEYIKRYATPAEREYAEYMKVKAKYMALPNPRRDQGLINEAIAEGERFLRLYPRSTYAPVVDTMVTRLYLAEAALNESIAELYDRLDKPKAAAFYRGKKPQPWIDWNKVDPAQTAWYRRIFEGDGHASWYAFIIPDTQSVVSRHSYNDVADENRTDMKEE; encoded by the coding sequence ATGATAAAACAAACAATTGCAACCCTGATAACGCTGCTGGTCCTTTTCGGCGGCTGTACCAAAGAACTTGACGAATACAACAAACCGGCCGCGTACTGGTACGAGAAGATGGTCGCGGCCGTTTCCGACGGTAACCTCGACAAGGCGGACAACTACTACAGTTCCCTGCAGAGCGAGCATATCGGCTCTCCGCTGCTGCCCGAGGCGACGATGATCATGGCGATCGCGCACCTGCAGTCGGAGGAGTATCTGCTCGCCGAGCATTTTCTGACCGAATACATCAAGCGCTACGCGACCCCCGCCGAACGCGAGTACGCCGAGTATATGAAGGTCAAGGCCAAATACATGGCCCTGCCGAACCCGCGCCGCGACCAGGGGCTGATCAACGAGGCGATCGCGGAGGGCGAGCGTTTTCTGCGCCTCTACCCCCGTTCGACGTACGCCCCGGTTGTCGATACGATGGTCACGCGGCTTTACCTCGCCGAAGCGGCCCTGAACGAATCGATCGCCGAGCTCTACGACCGGCTTGACAAACCGAAAGCCGCAGCGTTCTACCGCGGGAAAAAACCCCAGCCGTGGATCGACTGGAACAAGGTGGACCCGGCGCAGACGGCGTGGTACCGGCGGATCTTCGAAGGCGACGGCCATGCGAGCTGGTACGCCTTCATCATCCCTGACACCCAGAGCGTAGTCTCCCGCCACAGCTACAATGATGTAGCCGATGAAAACCGAACCGATATGAAGGAAGAGTAA
- a CDS encoding CDP-alcohol phosphatidyltransferase family protein, whose protein sequence is MKFLYRADNHFNLANLFTMVNIASGLLAVYFISQNNFFTAIIFAWIGGAFDIFDGKIARKYALSNEFGIQLDSFADFLSFVLVPVFLIFQAVYTGLDGALLLLSGAVSIYYVVSGLRRLIQFNINAEEGSVEKYFTGVPTPLGAILLWLAYLTAAYGFTNAYIVMGAMVVIGWLLNSTVKVPHP, encoded by the coding sequence ATGAAATTTCTTTACCGCGCCGACAACCATTTCAATCTGGCCAACCTCTTTACGATGGTCAATATCGCCAGTGGACTCCTGGCCGTCTATTTTATCAGCCAGAACAACTTCTTTACCGCAATCATCTTTGCCTGGATCGGCGGGGCCTTTGATATTTTCGACGGTAAAATCGCGCGTAAATATGCCCTCTCGAACGAGTTCGGCATCCAGCTCGACTCCTTCGCCGACTTCCTCTCCTTCGTGCTGGTGCCCGTGTTTTTGATCTTCCAGGCGGTCTACACGGGACTGGACGGCGCACTGCTGCTGCTCTCGGGTGCGGTCAGCATCTACTACGTCGTCAGCGGCCTGCGCCGCCTGATCCAGTTCAACATCAATGCCGAAGAGGGGAGCGTCGAAAAATACTTTACCGGCGTCCCGACCCCGCTCGGCGCCATTTTGCTCTGGCTGGCCTATCTCACCGCCGCCTATGGCTTTACCAACGCCTACATCGTCATGGGAGCGATGGTCGTGATCGGATGGCTGCTCAACTCGACGGTGAAGGTCCCCCACCCGTAA
- a CDS encoding sensor histidine kinase — protein sequence MKRDGVLPWLIATIPVLFAFIAEGILYTLYDSDPQRDILIVGTAFVALTVLLSTLFSGYWGYTLLLRYQEQVRLRDNALQEFNAAVDARVEDAVEAQRRSDRLGMQRSLTNAMDETVGLVASRWREPLQRLATLPGKGGDRAEQAEAAALIATSMLESLGEWQEFFRPDTVREAVDLSEAVQSALSLLALELAETDIRVETRLECSMTLPLYRNEIIRVLISLLHNAKEALVERRIALPRIEIECYETGQFVVIRLCDNAGGVAADVADRIFEPYFSTKGDSRAAGLGLYMARNIVEEHCNGELSFDNIDRGACFYLKIGKHQTEEEA from the coding sequence ATGAAACGCGACGGAGTGCTCCCCTGGCTGATTGCGACGATCCCTGTGCTCTTCGCCTTCATTGCGGAGGGCATTCTCTATACGCTGTATGATAGCGACCCACAGCGCGACATCTTGATCGTCGGCACTGCCTTTGTCGCCCTGACGGTCCTCCTCTCCACTCTTTTTTCCGGCTACTGGGGGTACACGCTGCTGTTGCGCTACCAGGAGCAGGTGCGCCTCCGCGACAACGCGCTGCAGGAGTTCAACGCGGCGGTGGATGCCCGGGTAGAGGATGCGGTGGAAGCGCAGCGCCGCAGCGACCGCCTGGGCATGCAGCGTTCGCTGACGAATGCCATGGACGAGACGGTCGGACTGGTCGCAAGCCGCTGGCGAGAGCCGCTGCAGCGGCTCGCCACGCTCCCGGGAAAAGGTGGGGACCGGGCGGAGCAGGCGGAAGCGGCGGCACTGATCGCGACATCGATGCTCGAAAGCCTGGGGGAGTGGCAGGAGTTCTTCCGCCCCGATACCGTCCGCGAAGCCGTGGATCTCTCCGAAGCCGTGCAGAGCGCGCTCTCCTTGTTGGCGCTCGAATTGGCCGAAACGGATATCCGGGTCGAGACGCGCCTGGAGTGCTCGATGACCCTCCCTCTTTACCGGAACGAGATCATCCGGGTATTGATCAGCCTGCTTCATAATGCGAAGGAGGCCCTGGTCGAACGGCGGATCGCACTGCCGCGCATCGAGATCGAGTGCTATGAAACGGGGCAGTTCGTCGTCATCCGCCTCTGCGACAATGCCGGCGGGGTGGCAGCGGACGTCGCCGACCGTATCTTCGAACCCTACTTTTCGACCAAGGGCGACAGCCGTGCCGCAGGTCTTGGGCTTTACATGGCCCGCAACATCGTCGAGGAGCACTGCAACGGTGAGCTGAGTTTTGACAATATCGACCGGGGGGCCTGCTTCTACCTGAAGATAGGCAAACACCAAACAGAGGAAGAGGCATGA
- the lon gene encoding endopeptidase La, with product MQLDHYASFPTELPVIFEDGLFLYPFMISPLFLKDDENIAAVTYAIEHDSLVIVCPTKEGQEGERTFESIHDAGVIGSIMRKVSLPDGRVKVLFQGLARGKAMEARGEDPLRVLVDTIDPKPVNEIKMDAILEVVREKVRALSQVSNFFPPDLLRTIEETQEYNRIADLICSTVKLPKQRAYEMFVEADTEQRLLLLIDYLIEEIEASKLQREIRTKVNTKMEQINKEYFLKEQLKEIQQELGVDNQREEEIAEYRKQLEAMKEHMGEDAYKEISKQLDRYARLHPDSADAGMIQGYLEWVLEIPFGKLAKKALKIENVESQLDADHFSLEKPKKRISEFFAVKELMELRGKSAQKGGSAILCFAGPPGVGKTSLANSIATALKRPLVRIALGGLEDVNELRGHRRTYIGAMPGRVVQGIIDAKKMNPVVVLDEIDKVGMSHRGDPTAALLEILDPEQNSHFRDYFVNFDLDLSQVIFIATANDVGRIPAPLRDRMEFIGVSSYTPQEKFEIAKRYLLPQELKKHGLKKQEVTVSAPAMKELIHSYTREAGVRNLRRRIADIARKSAKMILEDPTLGKVSVTVKNLKEFMDKTVFEIEKTDNVNRVGVVNGLAWTAVGGDVLKIETIRIKGKGQMQLTGSLGEVMKESARIAMSVVKTQIDNGKVKVDHAIIPRTFKEQEEQTTLDASEVYKRYDLHIHVPDGATPKDGPSAGIAMSTAIASILSNKPVRAGIAMTGEVSLSGNVLPIGGLKEKLIAAHKAGMHTALIPKKNYERDLDEIPDEVKEVVTIVPVERIEEVLKLTLLPE from the coding sequence ATGCAACTGGACCATTATGCAAGTTTCCCGACCGAACTGCCGGTCATTTTTGAAGACGGGCTGTTCCTCTACCCGTTTATGATCTCGCCGTTGTTTCTCAAAGACGATGAGAATATTGCGGCGGTGACCTATGCGATCGAACACGACTCGCTTGTCATCGTCTGCCCCACGAAAGAGGGGCAGGAGGGCGAACGCACCTTCGAGAGCATTCATGATGCCGGGGTGATCGGTTCCATTATGCGCAAGGTTTCGCTGCCTGATGGCCGGGTGAAGGTCCTCTTTCAGGGGCTGGCGCGGGGCAAGGCGATGGAGGCGCGGGGCGAAGACCCGCTGCGGGTGCTGGTAGATACGATCGACCCCAAGCCCGTTAACGAGATCAAGATGGACGCGATCCTCGAGGTCGTGCGCGAAAAGGTGCGGGCCCTGTCGCAGGTGAGTAACTTCTTCCCGCCGGACCTGCTGCGCACCATCGAGGAGACCCAGGAGTACAACCGCATCGCCGACCTGATCTGCAGCACGGTCAAGCTCCCGAAGCAGCGCGCCTATGAGATGTTCGTCGAGGCGGATACGGAACAGCGCCTGCTGCTGCTCATCGACTACCTGATTGAGGAGATCGAAGCGAGCAAGCTGCAGCGCGAGATCCGCACCAAGGTCAATACAAAGATGGAGCAGATCAACAAGGAGTACTTCCTTAAAGAGCAGCTCAAAGAGATCCAGCAGGAGCTGGGCGTCGACAACCAGCGCGAAGAGGAGATCGCCGAGTACCGCAAGCAGCTCGAAGCGATGAAAGAGCATATGGGCGAGGACGCTTACAAAGAGATCTCCAAGCAGCTCGACCGCTATGCGCGCCTGCACCCCGACTCCGCCGACGCGGGGATGATCCAGGGCTACCTTGAGTGGGTGCTGGAGATCCCCTTCGGCAAACTCGCCAAAAAAGCCCTCAAGATCGAGAATGTCGAGTCCCAGCTCGATGCGGACCACTTCTCCCTTGAAAAACCGAAAAAGCGCATTTCCGAGTTCTTCGCCGTCAAGGAGCTGATGGAGCTTCGGGGCAAAAGCGCGCAGAAGGGTGGCAGCGCCATTCTCTGTTTCGCGGGCCCTCCGGGCGTCGGGAAAACCTCCCTGGCGAACTCCATTGCCACCGCCCTCAAACGTCCCCTGGTCCGGATCGCCCTGGGCGGGCTTGAAGATGTCAATGAGCTGCGCGGGCACCGCCGCACCTACATCGGCGCGATGCCGGGCCGGGTTGTGCAAGGGATTATCGACGCGAAGAAGATGAACCCCGTCGTCGTCCTGGACGAGATCGACAAGGTGGGGATGTCCCACCGCGGAGACCCGACGGCGGCGCTGCTCGAGATCCTCGACCCCGAACAGAACAGCCATTTCCGCGACTATTTCGTCAACTTCGACCTCGACCTGAGCCAGGTGATCTTCATCGCGACGGCCAACGACGTCGGCCGGATCCCGGCCCCGCTGCGCGACCGTATGGAGTTTATCGGGGTGAGCAGCTACACGCCCCAGGAGAAGTTCGAGATCGCCAAGCGCTACCTGCTACCGCAGGAGCTCAAAAAGCACGGGCTGAAAAAACAGGAGGTGACGGTCTCCGCGCCGGCGATGAAAGAGCTGATTCACAGCTACACCCGGGAAGCCGGGGTGCGCAACCTGCGCCGCCGCATCGCCGACATCGCCCGCAAGTCGGCGAAGATGATCCTGGAAGACCCTACGCTGGGCAAAGTCTCGGTGACGGTCAAGAACCTCAAGGAGTTCATGGACAAGACGGTCTTCGAGATCGAGAAGACCGACAACGTTAACCGCGTCGGTGTCGTCAACGGGCTGGCCTGGACCGCCGTCGGCGGGGATGTGCTCAAGATCGAGACGATCCGTATCAAGGGCAAGGGGCAGATGCAGCTCACCGGCAGCCTCGGCGAGGTCATGAAGGAGTCCGCGCGTATCGCGATGAGCGTCGTCAAGACCCAGATCGACAACGGCAAGGTCAAGGTGGACCACGCCATTATCCCGCGGACTTTTAAAGAGCAGGAGGAGCAGACGACGCTGGACGCCAGCGAAGTCTACAAGCGCTACGACCTCCATATCCACGTTCCCGACGGCGCAACGCCCAAAGACGGGCCGAGCGCGGGGATCGCGATGAGCACGGCGATCGCCTCCATTCTCAGCAACAAACCGGTCCGCGCGGGGATCGCGATGACGGGCGAGGTGTCGCTCAGCGGCAACGTCCTGCCCATCGGCGGGCTCAAGGAGAAACTGATCGCCGCGCACAAGGCGGGCATGCATACGGCGCTCATCCCGAAAAAGAACTATGAGCGCGACCTCGACGAGATCCCGGACGAGGTCAAGGAAGTCGTGACGATCGTCCCGGTCGAACGGATCGAAGAGGTGCTCAAACTGACGCTGCTGCCGGAATAA